A genomic stretch from Chitinophagaceae bacterium includes:
- a CDS encoding MBL fold metallo-hydrolase — MKIEQIYTGCLAQGAYYIESEGEAVVIDPLREVKPYMQKAMNSNAKIKYVFETHFHADFVSGHLDLAKQTGATIVYGPTAKPNFDAHVAADGEEIKVGKISFKILHTPGHTMESTCYLLKDENGKDVALFSGDTLFIGDVGRPDLAQKVIAELTQDKLAAHLYDSLHNKIMPLADDIIVYPAHGAGSACGKNMSKETSDTLGHQKATNYALQPMTKEAFMKEVLTGLTPPPQYFPLNVLMNIQGYDSIDDVLKRGTQALSPEAFETAANETGALILDTRDAEVFSKGFIPNSINIGIDGNFAPWVGAMIPDVKQEILLVTDEGREEEVVTRLARVGYDHSIGYIKGGFNAWQNAGKEIDSIQRVSADELVGILAKDPATNILDVRKKSEYNSEHLVDAENASLDYINESMLKVDKNKTYYVHCAGGYRSMVFASILKARGYDNLIDVRGGFKELKQTGKFKVTDYVCPTTLL, encoded by the coding sequence ATGAAGATAGAACAGATCTATACCGGTTGTTTGGCACAGGGTGCTTACTACATCGAAAGTGAAGGTGAAGCTGTGGTGATTGATCCGTTGCGTGAAGTAAAACCATACATGCAGAAAGCAATGAACAGCAATGCTAAAATCAAGTATGTATTTGAAACACATTTTCATGCTGATTTTGTAAGCGGTCATCTTGATTTAGCAAAACAAACAGGGGCAACAATTGTATATGGCCCAACAGCCAAACCAAATTTTGATGCACACGTTGCAGCAGATGGTGAAGAAATTAAAGTGGGTAAGATCAGTTTTAAGATCCTTCACACTCCCGGTCATACAATGGAATCAACCTGTTATTTGCTGAAGGATGAGAACGGAAAAGATGTTGCTCTCTTTTCAGGTGATACATTATTTATCGGCGATGTTGGCCGTCCTGATCTTGCGCAGAAAGTAATTGCAGAATTAACACAGGATAAACTGGCAGCTCATTTATATGATTCACTTCATAATAAGATCATGCCTTTGGCTGATGATATTATTGTTTACCCTGCACACGGTGCAGGCAGTGCATGCGGCAAGAATATGAGCAAAGAAACTTCCGACACACTGGGTCATCAGAAGGCAACCAACTATGCGTTGCAACCAATGACGAAAGAAGCTTTCATGAAAGAAGTGCTCACAGGATTAACTCCTCCTCCACAATATTTCCCGTTGAATGTGCTGATGAACATCCAGGGTTACGACAGTATTGATGATGTGCTGAAACGTGGTACACAGGCTTTGAGCCCGGAAGCATTTGAAACTGCAGCAAATGAAACAGGTGCGTTGATCTTAGATACAAGAGATGCAGAAGTTTTCTCAAAAGGTTTTATTCCCAACTCTATTAATATTGGTATCGATGGCAATTTTGCTCCCTGGGTTGGTGCAATGATCCCTGACGTAAAACAGGAAATTCTGCTGGTAACAGACGAAGGACGTGAAGAAGAAGTGGTAACAAGACTTGCCCGTGTTGGTTATGATCATTCAATTGGATACATCAAAGGAGGTTTTAATGCCTGGCAAAATGCAGGAAAAGAAATTGATAGCATTCAACGGGTATCTGCCGATGAACTTGTCGGCATTCTTGCAAAAGATCCCGCAACAAATATCCTGGATGTGCGTAAGAAAAGCGAGTATAACAGCGAACATTTAGTTGATGCAGAAAATGCAAGCCTGGATTATATTAATGAAAGCATGCTGAAGGTGGATAAAAATAAAACCTACTATGTGCATTGTGCAGGCGGTTACCGCTCCATGGTTTTTGCTTCAATTCTCAAAGCCCGTGGATACGACAACCTGATTGATGTAAGAGGTGGTTTTAAAGAGCTGAAACAAACAGGTAAGTTTAAAGTAACTGATTACGTTTGTCCCACCACACTTTTATAA
- a CDS encoding DsrE/DsrF/DrsH-like family protein, whose product MNENKGAIKKMMIILSKASIENVYAAFVLANGARMEGIESEIFFTFFGLEAVHKKRMDSLHVATVGNPAMHIPTMLGGLPGMEAFATSMMKKEMEKVDMPEIPEFLDIMSASGVKMWACKLAFDMFHYKKEDLYEGVNDIITVGDFYKKSEGEGVHMLFI is encoded by the coding sequence ATGAACGAAAATAAAGGTGCCATTAAAAAGATGATGATCATCTTATCAAAGGCAAGTATCGAAAATGTGTATGCCGCATTTGTATTGGCAAACGGTGCACGCATGGAAGGTATTGAATCAGAAATCTTCTTTACTTTTTTTGGACTGGAAGCTGTACATAAAAAAAGAATGGATAGTCTGCATGTAGCAACAGTAGGCAACCCGGCTATGCATATTCCAACAATGCTGGGAGGTTTACCCGGCATGGAAGCTTTTGCAACTTCTATGATGAAAAAGGAAATGGAGAAAGTAGATATGCCTGAAATACCGGAGTTCCTGGATATTATGTCTGCATCAGGTGTAAAAATGTGGGCCTGTAAGCTTGCTTTTGATATGTTTCACTATAAGAAAGAAGATTTATACGAAGGTGTGAACGATATCATTACTGTTGGAGATTTTTATAAGAAGAGTGAAGGGGAAGGCGTACACATGCTGTTTATTTAA
- a CDS encoding ribonuclease HII: MSLLSFYQDELTEAGCDEAGRGCYAGPVYAAAVILPKDFYHPLLNDSKQVKEKDRDSLRLIIEQEALSFAVAKVEAAEIDRINILKASFKAMHLALDELKQKPQLLLIDGNRFIKYKRTPHKCFVKGDGRFASIAAASILAKTYRDEYMLNLHKDFPQYNWERNKGYGTAEHRKAIEEFGLCVHHRMSFNIQPNQEEELFQQ; encoded by the coding sequence ATGTCATTACTTTCATTTTACCAGGATGAGTTAACCGAAGCCGGCTGTGATGAAGCGGGCAGGGGTTGTTATGCCGGACCAGTCTATGCAGCAGCTGTGATATTACCAAAAGACTTTTATCATCCGTTGCTCAACGATTCCAAGCAGGTAAAAGAAAAAGACAGGGATAGTTTGCGGCTGATCATTGAACAGGAAGCCTTAAGCTTTGCTGTAGCAAAAGTGGAAGCAGCAGAAATTGACCGGATCAATATACTTAAAGCATCGTTCAAAGCCATGCACCTTGCATTGGATGAACTCAAACAAAAACCTCAATTGTTATTGATTGACGGTAACCGCTTCATTAAATACAAACGGACTCCACATAAATGCTTTGTAAAAGGCGATGGACGCTTTGCCTCCATTGCCGCCGCCAGCATTTTAGCCAAAACTTACAGGGATGAATACATGCTGAACCTGCACAAAGACTTTCCGCAGTACAACTGGGAACGGAATAAAGGTTACGGAACAGCTGAGCACCGCAAGGCCATTGAAGAGTTTGGTTTATGTGTACACCACCGCATGTCGTTCAATATTCAGCCAAATCAGGAAGAAGAGCTTTTTCAGCAGTAG
- a CDS encoding DsrE family protein, translated as MKILRILILLAVTFLTITSSHAQHKIVWDMAQADTAMQRGLYKQLNNVITAAPDTKIEVVFHGNSVYALLKDTGYFKEQILALHKKGVMFRVCNNSLKGRNIDLSRVIPEAVVVPVAILELATKQEEGWSYIKAGN; from the coding sequence ATGAAAATTCTCAGAATTCTTATTCTGCTTGCAGTTACATTTCTTACAATTACTTCATCACATGCACAGCATAAAATTGTGTGGGATATGGCACAGGCCGATACGGCCATGCAAAGGGGTTTGTATAAACAGCTTAACAATGTAATTACCGCAGCACCTGACACTAAAATAGAAGTGGTATTTCATGGCAATTCAGTTTATGCGCTGTTGAAAGATACCGGCTATTTTAAAGAACAGATCCTTGCGCTGCATAAAAAAGGAGTCATGTTCCGTGTATGTAATAATTCACTGAAAGGAAGAAATATTGATCTGTCGAGAGTTATTCCTGAAGCTGTGGTTGTTCCTGTGGCCATTCTTGAATTGGCAACAAAACAGGAAGAAGGCTGGAGTTATATTAAAGCAGGAAATTAA
- a CDS encoding TusE/DsrC/DsvC family sulfur relay protein: protein MEKTIAGKTITVNEEGYLTDFSQWDEKVGEELAAEANISLTPRHWEVVKYLQNEQKNQVALSIRRIGKSGLVDIKEFYALFPHAPLKTATKIAGIPKPASCI, encoded by the coding sequence ATGGAAAAAACAATTGCAGGTAAAACAATTACCGTAAACGAAGAAGGTTACTTAACTGATTTCAGCCAATGGGATGAAAAAGTTGGTGAAGAATTAGCTGCAGAAGCAAATATCAGTTTAACCCCAAGACATTGGGAAGTAGTAAAGTATTTACAGAACGAACAGAAGAACCAGGTAGCACTGAGTATCAGGCGTATTGGTAAAAGCGGTTTGGTTGACATCAAAGAATTTTATGCTTTGTTCCCTCATGCTCCGTTAAAAACGGCGACTAAAATTGCAGGAATTCCTAAACCCGCCAGTTGTATTTAA
- a CDS encoding NAD(P)/FAD-dependent oxidoreductase, protein MPSKHQIIIIGGGNAGISVAAQLLRKNKSLDIAVIDPADKHYYQPAWTLVGSGAFDIKDTERNEADVMPKGVRWIKQKVVTLLPDSNTVQIDNGENLTYDFLVVAPGIQLNWGAIKGLKEAIGKNGVCSNYSFATAPYTWECIKNFKGGKAIFHNPHTPVKCGGAPHKIMYMAADYFRKQGILDKCNIQYWSGAAKLFAVPVYENTLLKVVERGSIKLNFMERLEEIDAVNKRARFVGFGETNKDVETWVDYDMIHVTPPQSAPDFVMNSPLANAAGWVDVNANTLQHVKYQNVFSLGDASGLPTSKTGAAIRKQAPVLVANLLSAVKKEPMTSSYTGYTSCPLLTGYGKLVLAEFDYNNQPMETFPFDQSKERWSMYQLKKRGLPWLYWNKILTGKA, encoded by the coding sequence ATGCCATCTAAACATCAAATTATTATTATCGGCGGAGGTAACGCCGGTATTTCGGTAGCCGCACAATTACTGCGCAAAAACAAATCACTTGACATTGCTGTTATTGATCCTGCAGACAAACATTACTATCAGCCAGCCTGGACTCTTGTTGGAAGCGGAGCTTTTGACATAAAAGATACTGAGCGGAATGAAGCCGATGTAATGCCAAAAGGCGTTAGATGGATAAAGCAAAAAGTTGTTACACTCTTACCCGACAGCAATACTGTACAGATAGATAATGGAGAAAATCTTACGTATGATTTCCTGGTTGTTGCTCCCGGCATTCAATTAAACTGGGGTGCAATAAAAGGACTGAAAGAAGCAATTGGGAAAAACGGCGTTTGCAGTAATTACAGTTTTGCAACCGCTCCTTATACATGGGAGTGTATCAAAAATTTTAAAGGCGGCAAAGCTATCTTTCATAATCCGCATACGCCCGTAAAATGCGGAGGTGCCCCACACAAGATCATGTATATGGCTGCAGATTATTTTCGCAAACAGGGCATCTTAGATAAATGCAACATACAATACTGGAGCGGTGCAGCAAAATTGTTTGCAGTACCTGTATATGAAAACACACTCTTAAAAGTTGTTGAAAGAGGCAGCATTAAACTGAATTTCATGGAGCGGCTCGAAGAGATAGATGCAGTAAACAAACGTGCAAGGTTTGTGGGCTTTGGAGAAACAAATAAAGATGTGGAAACATGGGTTGATTATGATATGATTCATGTTACCCCACCGCAAAGTGCTCCTGATTTTGTAATGAACAGTCCGCTTGCAAATGCAGCAGGTTGGGTTGATGTAAATGCGAACACACTTCAGCATGTAAAATATCAGAATGTTTTTTCACTTGGCGATGCGTCAGGGCTTCCTACTTCAAAAACGGGTGCTGCCATCCGCAAACAGGCTCCGGTGCTGGTGGCAAACCTGTTGTCGGCTGTTAAAAAAGAACCGATGACTTCGAGTTATACAGGTTATACTTCCTGCCCTTTGCTTACCGGTTACGGCAAATTGGTTTTAGCTGAGTTTGATTATAACAATCAGCCAATGGAAACCTTTCCATTCGATCAGAGTAAAGAAAGATGGAGTATGTACCAGTTAAAGAAAAGAGGATTACCCTGGCTGTACTGGAATAAAATTTTAACGGGCAAGGCATAA
- a CDS encoding rhodanese-like domain-containing protein, whose product MTLKEIVNNPQTTIIDVRSEGEFQSGHFPGAKNIPLNVITQKVDELKQIKNPIVVYCMSGARSNSAASYLKQVGIENIYDAGGIYSIMNLKN is encoded by the coding sequence ATGACACTAAAAGAAATCGTAAACAATCCCCAAACAACAATTATTGACGTTCGTTCAGAAGGTGAATTTCAATCAGGACATTTTCCCGGAGCAAAAAACATTCCGTTGAATGTAATTACTCAGAAAGTAGATGAGTTGAAACAGATTAAAAACCCAATCGTTGTGTACTGTATGTCTGGCGCAAGAAGTAACAGCGCAGCGTCTTACCTGAAGCAGGTTGGCATTGAAAATATTTATGATGCAGGCGGAATTTATTCTATTATGAATCTTAAAAACTAA
- a CDS encoding outer membrane protein transport protein, whose product MKKVAVVTVLGMLPFILSAQTGHIMQGIGATNMSMGGASTAQPIDINGALQWNPAGISAFSSKIFSANAGLFYSSPELSSTVPTPGGPMSGVTKDDRGVSVMPALAMVWGNKKSKHTFGASAFGISGFGVTFPQSNTNPINMPQSSGGFGRIQSDYQLMQVGLTYAYKLTEQLSIGAEPTFNYSSLKLAPNPLSSPSQTLGYPVSNKATAFGFGGQVGIFYNSGTGIKLGAAYKTKQYFGSFDFTNTYLDGSKAPDVKFKMNYPSILSGGIGYSNKTIDAALDYRFVNYKSTEGFKEKGWTNTYSVAGFGWKNMSVISAGLQYKGVKNFPIRIGYTYNSNPITSELAFFSTPATAVIKNAFQIGCGYTFNKHFNLNAAYHHGTSSGSVSGPLLSPMMQSASNVYGAIPGSNVSYKMTTDLIMLGINYSF is encoded by the coding sequence ATGAAAAAAGTAGCAGTAGTAACAGTATTAGGCATGTTGCCTTTTATTTTATCAGCACAAACAGGTCATATTATGCAGGGAATTGGAGCAACAAATATGTCAATGGGGGGAGCTTCAACAGCACAGCCAATTGATATTAATGGAGCTTTGCAATGGAACCCCGCAGGAATATCTGCCTTTAGTTCAAAAATATTTTCCGCTAATGCAGGGTTGTTTTATTCTTCACCTGAATTGTCTTCAACGGTTCCTACCCCAGGCGGACCAATGAGCGGTGTTACAAAAGATGATAGAGGAGTTTCGGTAATGCCTGCACTGGCAATGGTATGGGGAAACAAGAAAAGTAAACACACTTTTGGAGCGTCTGCATTCGGAATCAGCGGTTTTGGAGTTACTTTCCCCCAAAGTAATACCAATCCAATTAACATGCCTCAGAGTTCAGGCGGTTTTGGACGTATTCAATCTGATTATCAACTCATGCAGGTTGGATTGACTTATGCATACAAGCTTACTGAGCAATTGTCAATTGGTGCTGAACCAACATTTAATTATTCATCATTGAAACTGGCACCAAACCCATTATCATCACCCAGCCAAACCCTTGGATATCCAGTTAGCAACAAAGCAACAGCTTTTGGTTTTGGAGGTCAGGTTGGTATATTTTATAATTCTGGAACAGGAATTAAGCTAGGCGCTGCTTATAAAACAAAGCAATATTTCGGCAGCTTTGATTTTACCAACACCTACCTGGATGGAAGCAAGGCTCCTGATGTGAAATTTAAAATGAATTATCCTTCTATTTTATCAGGAGGAATTGGATATTCAAATAAAACGATTGATGCTGCTCTTGATTACAGATTTGTAAACTATAAAAGTACAGAAGGGTTTAAAGAAAAAGGCTGGACGAATACATATTCTGTTGCCGGATTTGGCTGGAAAAATATGTCGGTCATTTCAGCAGGTCTTCAGTATAAAGGGGTAAAAAATTTCCCAATCAGGATTGGATATACATATAATTCAAACCCAATAACCAGTGAACTCGCATTTTTCTCTACTCCGGCAACTGCTGTAATTAAAAATGCATTTCAAATTGGTTGCGGGTATACATTCAACAAACATTTTAACCTGAATGCTGCTTATCATCATGGTACCAGCAGCGGTTCAGTAAGTGGCCCTTTATTAAGCCCTATGATGCAAAGTGCTTCAAATGTATATGGAGCTATTCCAGGAAGTAATGTATCCTATAAAATGACAACTGACCTGATTATGTTAGGAATTAATTATTCTTTCTGA
- a CDS encoding sulfite exporter TauE/SafE family protein yields the protein MEIVGYIASILIGLSLGLTGGGGSILTVPVLVYLFNVEPVLATGYSLFIVGATSFVGGIKSYMYKQVDFRAVSLFGIPSIFSIFIARHFVLPIIPETVFHISGYAVQRGSFLMIVFAVLMLVASFFMVSPKKETEAEEEEVQQYKSLSLLIPGLLVGFITGLLGAGGGFMIIPALVLILHLSMKKAIGTSLQIIAINSIFGFLFSIKQFSFNWNLLLLTTALAIVGVIAGTYFSKKIDNRLLKKIFAGFVIAMAVFILVKELFFH from the coding sequence ATGGAAATAGTTGGTTATATCGCATCCATTTTAATTGGTCTTTCATTGGGTCTTACCGGTGGCGGTGGCTCCATCCTAACCGTACCTGTATTGGTTTACCTTTTTAATGTTGAACCTGTACTTGCAACAGGCTACTCACTGTTCATTGTTGGTGCAACCAGTTTTGTCGGCGGTATTAAATCATACATGTACAAACAGGTTGACTTCAGAGCCGTATCCCTGTTTGGAATACCATCTATCTTCTCCATTTTCATTGCACGGCATTTTGTATTGCCCATCATTCCTGAAACTGTGTTCCATATCTCCGGCTATGCGGTGCAGCGGGGAAGTTTTTTAATGATTGTGTTTGCTGTGCTGATGCTCGTTGCTTCTTTTTTTATGGTCAGCCCGAAAAAAGAAACGGAAGCTGAGGAAGAAGAAGTGCAGCAATACAAATCGCTTTCACTCCTTATCCCCGGTTTGCTTGTTGGCTTCATCACCGGTTTATTGGGTGCAGGCGGCGGGTTTATGATTATACCGGCACTGGTGCTCATCCTGCATCTGTCGATGAAAAAAGCTATCGGCACATCCTTACAAATTATCGCTATCAATTCCATCTTTGGGTTTTTATTCAGCATCAAACAATTTTCCTTTAACTGGAATTTACTTCTGCTGACCACTGCGTTAGCAATTGTTGGGGTTATTGCAGGAACTTATTTCTCCAAAAAAATCGACAATAGACTGTTGAAAAAAATATTTGCCGGCTTTGTAATTGCTATGGCTGTATTTATACTTGTTAAAGAATTGTTCTTTCATTAA
- a CDS encoding YeeE/YedE family protein, whose product METKTGKSEKTIEKKHQDFLAADTDFEMRSLDAVCFNESELKHPWWYNFKYAFVGVLFGIVFVKAEIISWFRIQEMFKLQSFHMYGVIGSAVVVGVISVFIIRKFKIKTIYGEPIVFVTKNFNKGQVYGGLLFGLGWAITGACPGPLFAQIGTGATVIFITLLSAIAGTFVYGKFREKLPH is encoded by the coding sequence ATGGAAACAAAAACAGGTAAATCAGAAAAGACAATAGAAAAAAAGCACCAGGATTTTCTTGCTGCCGATACAGATTTTGAAATGCGTTCATTGGATGCAGTCTGTTTCAATGAATCAGAATTAAAACATCCCTGGTGGTATAATTTTAAATACGCATTTGTTGGTGTGCTGTTTGGAATTGTATTTGTAAAAGCAGAGATTATTTCCTGGTTCCGTATTCAGGAAATGTTTAAGCTGCAAAGTTTTCATATGTACGGTGTTATTGGTTCAGCAGTTGTTGTTGGAGTGATTTCTGTTTTCATCATCCGGAAATTCAAAATCAAAACTATTTATGGTGAACCGATTGTTTTCGTTACCAAAAATTTTAATAAAGGACAGGTATATGGTGGCTTACTGTTTGGTCTTGGCTGGGCAATAACCGGTGCATGCCCGGGACCATTATTTGCCCAGATCGGCACAGGTGCTACCGTAATATTTATTACTTTGCTGAGCGCTATTGCAGGCACTTTTGTTTATGGAAAGTTCAGAGAGAAGCTGCCACATTAA
- a CDS encoding Crp/Fnr family transcriptional regulator, producing the protein MSITQLSDNLLRSNYPLFEEGLINEIEETGEFKIFKANEIMMRKGQFIRSTMLMLNGLIKIYREDDDGNEFLMYYLKPGEACALSMVCAAKHEASPIMAKAVNETEVMMVPVDTMSEWMSKYKSWYQFVIETYRARFDELLITLDNVAFRSMDERLEFYLKRAKEAQHTNTIEISHQEIAHELNTSREVISRLLKKMEQKGMLDLHRNVIELKNI; encoded by the coding sequence ATGAGTATTACGCAACTAAGCGACAATTTGCTGCGCAGCAATTATCCGCTCTTCGAAGAAGGTCTCATCAATGAAATTGAAGAAACCGGCGAATTCAAAATTTTTAAAGCCAATGAAATAATGATGCGGAAGGGGCAATTTATCCGCAGCACCATGCTCATGTTAAACGGTCTCATTAAAATTTACCGGGAAGATGATGACGGAAACGAATTTCTCATGTACTACCTCAAACCCGGCGAAGCTTGTGCACTCTCCATGGTTTGTGCTGCCAAACATGAGGCAAGCCCTATCATGGCAAAAGCAGTGAATGAAACAGAAGTGATGATGGTACCGGTTGATACCATGAGTGAATGGATGAGTAAATATAAAAGCTGGTACCAGTTTGTAATTGAAACCTACCGTGCACGCTTTGATGAGCTCCTTATTACGCTTGATAATGTTGCCTTCAGAAGCATGGATGAGCGGCTGGAGTTTTATTTAAAACGGGCAAAAGAAGCACAGCATACAAACACAATCGAAATAAGCCACCAGGAAATTGCACATGAACTCAATACATCAAGAGAAGTAATATCCCGGCTGCTGAAAAAGATGGAACAAAAGGGAATGCTGGACTTACACCGCAATGTTATTGAGCTGAAGAATATCTGA
- a CDS encoding threonylcarbamoyl-AMP synthase: MLLHVHPLNPQPRQIKTIIDCLKSGGIIIYPTDTIYGLGCDIFQQKAIERICRIKNVDPQKAQLSFICNDLSDLSTYTKSISTPLYRLLKQHLPGPYTFILPASKEVPRILKSKKDTIGLRVPDNLIARTIVQELGHPILSASLPGEMVEEYTDPELMQENFKKLVDLVVDGGIGGMTPSTIVDCTEEMPVVIREGLGEWAE, from the coding sequence ATGCTCTTGCATGTACATCCTCTTAACCCGCAGCCGAGGCAGATCAAAACAATTATTGACTGTTTGAAAAGTGGGGGCATTATCATTTACCCAACCGACACCATTTATGGTTTGGGTTGTGATATTTTTCAGCAGAAAGCCATCGAACGCATCTGCCGAATTAAAAATGTTGATCCGCAGAAAGCACAGTTATCATTTATCTGTAACGATTTGAGCGATCTGAGTACCTATACAAAAAGCATCTCCACTCCTTTATACCGCTTATTGAAACAACATCTTCCCGGCCCATATACATTCATTCTGCCTGCCAGTAAAGAAGTGCCAAGGATTTTAAAAAGTAAAAAAGATACTATTGGTTTGCGTGTGCCAGATAATCTCATTGCCCGAACCATTGTGCAGGAACTGGGTCACCCTATTTTGAGTGCTTCGTTGCCTGGAGAAATGGTGGAAGAATATACTGATCCCGAACTGATGCAGGAAAACTTTAAAAAATTAGTTGACCTCGTTGTGGATGGTGGTATTGGCGGCATGACTCCTTCTACCATTGTTGATTGCACAGAAGAAATGCCGGTTGTTATCAGGGAAGGATTGGGTGAATGGGCGGAATAA
- a CDS encoding FAD-dependent oxidoreductase, with protein sequence MKNLVILGAGTAGTMMANHLHSELKQPDWHITIVDEREEHHYQPGYLFLPFDIYTPEDIIKTIEEFIPKDVELIKQKINRIVPADNKIELSSGKELNYDILIVATGAKIAPEETEGMQGEEWQKSVFDFYTFEGSLALRNKLRDWQGGKLVVHITEMPIKCPVAPLEFAFLADSFFKHKHMREKVEITYVTPLSGAFTKPKATAALEHLLHDKGINIESDFAIEHVDNENKKIVDYGGREIPFDILVTVPTNKGDELMERSGMGDDLNYVPTHKATLQSKEYANVFVLGDASNIPASKAGSVAHFEAEILTENILRYVKGEPLKEEFDGHANCFIETGGGKALLIDFNYTHEPVEGSFPFAGIGPLRLLKESRMNHMGKLAFRWIYWNVLLKGTHIPFVSATMSESGKHYN encoded by the coding sequence ATGAAAAATCTTGTTATACTCGGAGCCGGCACAGCAGGTACCATGATGGCAAATCATTTACACAGTGAGTTGAAACAACCCGATTGGCATATCACTATTGTTGACGAACGGGAAGAACATCATTATCAACCCGGATATCTATTTCTTCCGTTTGATATTTACACTCCAGAAGACATCATTAAAACAATTGAAGAGTTTATACCGAAAGATGTGGAGTTGATCAAACAAAAGATCAACCGCATTGTACCGGCTGATAATAAAATTGAATTAAGCAGCGGAAAGGAATTAAACTATGATATACTGATCGTTGCTACAGGTGCTAAGATTGCTCCTGAAGAAACAGAAGGTATGCAGGGTGAAGAATGGCAGAAATCTGTATTTGATTTTTATACGTTTGAAGGTTCATTGGCTTTGCGTAATAAATTAAGAGACTGGCAGGGTGGTAAACTCGTTGTACATATTACCGAGATGCCGATCAAATGCCCGGTAGCACCATTGGAGTTTGCGTTCCTGGCAGATTCGTTTTTCAAACACAAACATATGCGTGAGAAAGTGGAGATCACTTATGTTACTCCATTAAGCGGAGCTTTTACAAAACCAAAAGCTACAGCGGCTCTTGAACATTTACTGCATGATAAAGGAATCAATATTGAAAGTGATTTTGCCATTGAGCATGTAGATAATGAAAATAAAAAGATTGTTGATTACGGTGGAAGAGAAATTCCCTTTGATATTCTTGTAACCGTTCCTACCAATAAAGGCGATGAATTAATGGAACGTTCAGGTATGGGTGATGATCTGAACTATGTGCCAACACATAAAGCAACCCTGCAATCGAAAGAGTATGCGAATGTGTTTGTTCTGGGTGATGCAAGTAATATACCTGCATCCAAGGCAGGATCAGTTGCACACTTTGAAGCAGAGATCTTAACTGAGAATATTCTCCGTTATGTAAAGGGTGAACCGTTAAAAGAAGAATTCGATGGCCATGCCAACTGCTTTATTGAAACAGGTGGTGGCAAAGCATTACTCATTGATTTCAACTATACGCATGAACCTGTTGAAGGAAGTTTCCCTTTTGCGGGGATCGGCCCACTACGTTTGCTCAAAGAAAGCAGGATGAATCATATGGGTAAACTCGCCTTCCGCTGGATTTACTGGAATGTATTATTGAAAGGAACGCATATACCTTTTGTGTCAGCAACAATGAGCGAAAGTGGTAAACATTACAATTAA
- a CDS encoding rhodanese-like domain-containing protein has product MLSFIKKLFGPGTDYKALVADGAVVVDVRTPQEYKGGHIKGSLNIPVNIIGQKVNDLKKKGKPVITCCASGMRSSSAASILKQAGVEAYNGGSWGGLQNKIS; this is encoded by the coding sequence ATGTTGAGTTTTATTAAAAAATTGTTTGGACCTGGCACAGATTATAAAGCATTGGTTGCCGATGGAGCAGTAGTTGTAGATGTAAGAACTCCCCAGGAGTATAAAGGTGGCCACATAAAAGGGTCATTAAATATTCCTGTTAATATAATTGGGCAGAAAGTAAATGACCTGAAGAAAAAAGGGAAGCCGGTTATTACCTGCTGTGCAAGCGGTATGAGAAGCAGCTCTGCCGCAAGTATTTTAAAACAGGCAGGAGTTGAAGCATACAATGGCGGTTCATGGGGCGGCCTGCAAAATAAAATTTCTTAA